One window from the genome of Pseudonocardia hierapolitana encodes:
- a CDS encoding PPE domain-containing protein, whose amino-acid sequence MTHDQIYAAVHQGPGAAVSKPAEDAWRQTEALILRIDERIASAMAGSQAGWEGSAADATRSAMTPLGQWALDAARNARLTAGAVTGQGLFAKFVRDNMPEPLTEQRNAMIGDALNDPTFIFHGLDDLQGVEQDAANRAARAVELMNGYTDNSNGNLQFWGSWPSPPQVTVVTDVAAPGPGGGPGVSAVPGAPAPTSPADVAAPPPGASAPVPPAGPPPAVIPPAPPNVAPPPGAPGAAPAGPPIAPVPTPPTPPAVVPPGPGQQAGRIPPATGPSAAPALPTAPTGSGLAPAPGATPPPGTSALPPIGPGAVPPVRPGNPPGGGGPRPVVPSPPRPAPVPSWRDVIPAGPTPPGSRFPGPGAADPNQAPPPGPRTSSEPLGTRAVAEPTARAAAAAGPPPGPRGAGPSAMGGLYPPMAAGLGGGQERERRRPDYLLDDSGAFADDRWFTPAVITPDDGRPPGR is encoded by the coding sequence ATGACCCATGATCAGATCTATGCAGCTGTGCACCAAGGACCCGGTGCGGCTGTCTCGAAACCGGCAGAGGATGCCTGGAGGCAGACCGAGGCGCTGATCCTGCGGATCGATGAGCGGATTGCGTCAGCGATGGCCGGGTCGCAGGCGGGGTGGGAGGGCAGCGCGGCCGACGCCACGCGATCGGCGATGACCCCGCTCGGTCAATGGGCACTCGACGCTGCGAGAAACGCGAGGCTCACCGCCGGGGCTGTGACGGGGCAGGGGCTGTTTGCGAAGTTCGTTCGCGACAACATGCCGGAGCCGCTCACCGAGCAGCGGAACGCGATGATCGGCGACGCCCTGAACGACCCGACGTTCATCTTCCACGGCCTCGATGACCTGCAGGGGGTGGAGCAGGACGCGGCCAACCGGGCCGCCCGAGCGGTCGAGCTGATGAACGGCTACACGGACAACTCGAATGGGAACCTCCAGTTCTGGGGGTCCTGGCCGTCTCCGCCGCAGGTCACGGTCGTCACCGACGTCGCTGCCCCAGGGCCGGGCGGCGGCCCGGGGGTGTCGGCGGTCCCCGGCGCCCCAGCGCCGACATCGCCGGCCGACGTCGCTGCCCCACCACCCGGCGCGAGCGCCCCCGTCCCCCCGGCCGGCCCGCCACCGGCGGTGATCCCGCCCGCCCCGCCGAACGTCGCGCCGCCGCCGGGAGCACCCGGCGCCGCACCCGCCGGGCCACCGATCGCCCCGGTGCCGACCCCGCCGACCCCGCCGGCGGTCGTTCCGCCGGGTCCGGGGCAGCAGGCAGGCCGGATCCCGCCGGCAACCGGTCCGAGCGCAGCGCCCGCCCTCCCCACCGCACCCACCGGATCTGGCCTTGCGCCCGCTCCCGGCGCTACACCACCACCCGGCACCTCCGCCCTTCCGCCGATCGGGCCGGGAGCAGTCCCGCCGGTTCGGCCCGGCAACCCGCCGGGAGGAGGCGGCCCTCGCCCGGTCGTGCCGAGCCCGCCGCGCCCCGCTCCGGTGCCGAGCTGGCGCGACGTCATCCCCGCCGGCCCGACGCCGCCCGGCTCGCGGTTCCCCGGCCCCGGAGCGGCAGACCCGAACCAGGCCCCACCGCCCGGCCCGCGCACCTCGTCGGAGCCGCTGGGCACCCGCGCCGTCGCGGAACCGACCGCTCGGGCGGCCGCCGCCGCGGGGCCTCCCCCCGGGCCCCGGGGAGCAGGCCCGAGCGCCATGGGCGGCTTGTACCCGCCGATGGCCGCCGGGCTGGGCGGGGGCCAGGAGCGGGAACGGCGCAGGCCCGACTACCTGCTCGACGACTCCGGTGCCTTCGCCGACGACCGCTGGTTCACCCCGGCAGTGATCACTCCGGACGACGGTCGGCCGCCCGGGCGCTGA
- a CDS encoding cytochrome P450, translated as MGAELFDPFATVVRRINEPGTAAALRAAGPIVRAEAPAGGPVWIVTEEALARRVLTDDRLAKDPAYAPPSWDRWAAGLEPTAAEQPSLTTLDGPAHAALRKAHAPLFAARRIQGFADLIATIARRQLAALDGPVDLMADFTTRFPLTVICELLGVPADRVDQAVAACARMGAYGPSEFAAVMAAFADLAAAALEHGGMAAELRDRVPEGTSEEQVHYLLFGLIFASQITTDAALGFLVARALGDPSDDLVGEVLRQQPPAPFTLWRFTRAEVELAGVRLPERAPVLVDIAGINTAGAGADLTFGAGPHYCIGAQLAQLELRAVADVLAADFPDARLAVPYAQLRRVDRGMQGSRLVELPVLLRG; from the coding sequence TTGGGAGCCGAATTGTTCGATCCGTTCGCCACAGTCGTTCGCCGGATCAATGAACCGGGCACCGCCGCCGCCTTGCGGGCGGCCGGGCCGATCGTGCGCGCGGAGGCGCCGGCCGGCGGGCCGGTGTGGATCGTCACGGAGGAGGCCCTGGCCCGCCGGGTGCTCACCGACGATCGCCTGGCGAAGGACCCTGCGTACGCCCCGCCGTCATGGGACCGATGGGCGGCGGGCCTCGAACCGACGGCCGCCGAGCAGCCCTCGCTCACCACGCTCGACGGACCGGCGCATGCGGCACTGCGCAAGGCGCACGCTCCGTTGTTCGCCGCCCGACGGATCCAGGGGTTCGCCGATCTGATCGCCACGATCGCCCGCAGGCAGCTGGCCGCCCTGGACGGGCCGGTCGACCTGATGGCGGACTTCACCACGCGGTTCCCGCTCACCGTGATCTGCGAGCTGCTCGGCGTGCCGGCCGACCGCGTCGACCAGGCGGTCGCGGCCTGCGCGCGGATGGGCGCCTACGGCCCGAGCGAGTTCGCGGCGGTGATGGCGGCGTTCGCCGACCTCGCGGCGGCCGCGCTGGAGCACGGCGGCATGGCCGCGGAGCTGCGCGACCGCGTTCCGGAGGGCACCAGCGAGGAACAGGTGCACTACCTGCTCTTCGGGCTGATCTTCGCCAGCCAGATCACCACGGACGCCGCGCTCGGGTTCCTGGTCGCGCGGGCACTGGGCGACCCGTCGGACGACCTGGTGGGCGAGGTCCTGCGGCAACAGCCGCCCGCCCCGTTCACGCTGTGGCGGTTCACGCGCGCCGAGGTCGAGCTGGCCGGGGTGCGGCTCCCGGAACGGGCTCCGGTTCTCGTCGACATCGCCGGCATCAACACGGCCGGCGCGGGGGCCGACCTCACGTTCGGCGCCGGGCCGCACTACTGCATCGGCGCCCAGCTCGCCCAGCTGGAGCTGCGTGCCGTGGCCGACGTGCTGGCAGCCGACTTCCCGGATGCGCGGCTGGCCGTGCCGTACGCGCAGCTGCGCCGGGTCGACCGTGGGATGCAGGGCAGCCGCCTGGTCGAGCTACCGGTGCTGCTGCGCGGATGA
- a CDS encoding dienelactone hydrolase family protein, producing the protein MQTEISFPADDGVTLPGVLTVPDGREGQGPALVMIYEAFGMNDEMRRVARELAAEGYAVLIPDLFARGRVKGLCVARAMRTVLRGSGRELDDIEAGRRWLAARPEVDAGRIGTIGFCLGGSFALLLAGSGRYKVSAPFYNVPLKVSRSCPMVASYGGRDRTTRGFGDRLEARLAELGVPHDVRTYPDAGHSFFSRPPGLLGAMTRYSPFRAEYHAPSAEDAHRRIVAFFREHLDGNGPID; encoded by the coding sequence GTGCAGACCGAGATCAGCTTTCCCGCCGACGACGGCGTGACGCTCCCCGGCGTGCTGACCGTGCCCGACGGCCGCGAGGGCCAGGGCCCTGCGCTCGTGATGATCTACGAGGCGTTCGGGATGAACGACGAGATGCGCCGCGTCGCGCGCGAGCTCGCCGCCGAGGGGTACGCGGTGCTGATCCCGGACCTCTTCGCGCGCGGGCGGGTCAAGGGCCTGTGCGTGGCGCGGGCGATGCGCACCGTGCTGCGCGGCAGCGGGCGCGAGCTGGACGACATCGAGGCGGGCCGTCGGTGGCTCGCCGCGCGCCCCGAGGTCGACGCCGGCCGCATCGGCACGATCGGCTTCTGCCTCGGCGGGAGCTTCGCCCTCCTCCTCGCCGGGAGCGGCCGGTACAAGGTCAGCGCCCCGTTCTACAACGTGCCGCTGAAGGTTTCGCGGTCCTGCCCGATGGTCGCGAGCTACGGGGGCCGGGACCGCACCACGCGCGGGTTCGGCGACCGGCTGGAGGCGCGGCTCGCGGAGCTGGGCGTTCCGCACGACGTGCGCACCTATCCCGACGCAGGCCATTCGTTCTTCAGCCGGCCGCCGGGCCTGCTCGGCGCGATGACGAGGTACTCGCCGTTCCGGGCCGAGTACCACGCGCCGAGCGCCGAGGACGCCCACCGCCGGATCGTCGCGTTCTTCCGCGAGCACCTCGACGGCAACGGTCCGATCGACTAG
- a CDS encoding DUF3558 domain-containing protein — MVLLLLAGCTTIGGTPAPADPAPPTSAAAARPRDVPIDGVDPCSLLTEEQREELGLDAEPRLDVGPLPPYPGNDIPLCLFGGFRPRSVSLGVAAVTATGIDLFRSGGLVANIRPIEVDGFPALVAIAPRNTDFCSVVVDVAPGQALDINFRLDGRDAGAPVESLCQDAERAADAVMTTLLTVR, encoded by the coding sequence GTGGTCCTGCTTCTCCTCGCTGGGTGCACGACGATCGGCGGAACACCGGCGCCGGCCGATCCGGCTCCGCCGACCTCAGCCGCCGCGGCCCGGCCCCGCGACGTGCCGATCGACGGGGTGGACCCCTGCTCGTTGCTCACGGAGGAGCAGCGGGAGGAGCTGGGGTTGGACGCCGAGCCACGTCTCGATGTCGGTCCGCTACCGCCGTACCCCGGCAACGACATCCCGCTGTGTCTGTTCGGCGGGTTCCGGCCACGCTCGGTCTCCCTGGGCGTGGCTGCCGTCACCGCGACAGGCATCGACCTCTTCCGCTCAGGCGGACTCGTTGCCAACATCCGGCCTATCGAGGTCGACGGCTTCCCAGCCTTGGTAGCGATCGCACCACGCAACACTGACTTCTGCAGCGTGGTCGTTGATGTCGCACCAGGCCAGGCCCTCGACATCAACTTTCGGCTCGACGGACGGGATGCCGGGGCGCCGGTCGAGTCACTCTGCCAGGACGCGGAGCGAGCAGCAGACGCAGTGATGACCACGCTGCTGACGGTTCGCTGA
- the pyk gene encoding pyruvate kinase encodes MSRRTKIVCTIGPATASPDRIRELVQAGMDVARLNFSHGTRDDHKRVYDMVRAAADAEGHAVGIMADLQGPKIRLGRFATGPVEWQTGEEVRITVDDVAGTHDRVSTTYTGLAADARPEDRLLVDDGKVALRVVKVEGNDVVCRVTEGGPVSDNKGISLPGMNVTVPAMSEKDCGDLEFALGLRVDTIAMSFVRSPADIDVTHKIMDSMGARVPVIAKLEKPEAVDNLEAIVLAFDGIMVARGDLGVELPLEHVPLVQKRAIQIARENAKPVIVATQMLESMITNSRPTRAEASDVANAVLDGADCVMLSGETGVGRYPIKSVQTMAQIIEAVEDGPVNVPPLNHVPRTKRGVISYAARDIGERLSARALVAFTQSGDTVRRLARLHTRLPLLAFTPEPAVRSQLAMSWGVETFLVPSVDSTDAMVRQVDQSMLSIERFQPGDLVVIVAGSPPGTVGSTNLIRVHRLGEEDHA; translated from the coding sequence GTGAGCCGACGCACCAAGATCGTCTGCACTATCGGTCCCGCCACCGCGTCGCCGGACCGGATCCGCGAGCTCGTGCAGGCGGGGATGGACGTCGCCCGCCTGAACTTCAGCCACGGCACCCGCGACGACCACAAGCGGGTCTACGACATGGTCCGCGCCGCGGCCGATGCCGAGGGCCACGCCGTGGGCATCATGGCGGACCTGCAGGGTCCCAAGATCCGCCTGGGGCGCTTCGCCACCGGGCCCGTCGAGTGGCAGACCGGCGAGGAGGTGCGGATCACGGTCGATGACGTGGCCGGCACCCACGACCGGGTCTCCACCACCTACACCGGCCTCGCCGCCGACGCCCGTCCCGAGGACCGGCTGCTCGTCGACGACGGCAAGGTCGCCCTCCGCGTCGTCAAGGTCGAGGGCAACGACGTCGTCTGCCGCGTCACCGAGGGTGGCCCGGTGAGCGACAACAAGGGCATCTCGCTGCCCGGGATGAACGTCACGGTGCCCGCCATGTCCGAGAAGGACTGCGGCGACCTCGAGTTCGCGCTCGGCCTGCGGGTCGACACGATCGCGATGTCGTTCGTGCGCAGCCCCGCCGACATCGACGTGACCCACAAGATCATGGACAGCATGGGCGCCCGGGTGCCGGTGATCGCGAAGCTGGAGAAGCCGGAGGCGGTCGACAACCTCGAGGCCATCGTCCTCGCGTTCGACGGCATCATGGTCGCCCGCGGTGACCTGGGCGTGGAGCTGCCGCTGGAGCACGTGCCGCTGGTGCAGAAGCGCGCCATCCAGATCGCGCGCGAGAACGCCAAGCCGGTCATCGTCGCCACCCAGATGCTCGAATCGATGATCACCAATTCGCGGCCGACCCGTGCGGAGGCGTCCGACGTCGCCAACGCGGTGCTCGACGGCGCCGACTGCGTGATGCTCTCGGGCGAGACCGGCGTCGGCCGTTACCCGATCAAGTCCGTCCAGACGATGGCCCAGATCATCGAGGCCGTCGAGGATGGGCCGGTCAACGTCCCGCCGCTCAACCACGTGCCGCGCACCAAGCGGGGCGTGATCTCCTACGCGGCCCGCGACATCGGAGAGCGCCTGTCGGCCCGCGCGCTGGTGGCGTTCACGCAGTCCGGCGACACCGTCCGGCGCCTCGCCCGCCTGCACACCCGGCTCCCGCTGCTCGCGTTCACCCCGGAGCCCGCGGTGCGCAGCCAGCTCGCGATGAGCTGGGGCGTCGAGACGTTCCTCGTGCCGTCGGTGGACTCCACCGACGCCATGGTCCGCCAGGTCGACCAGTCGATGCTGTCGATCGAGCGGTTCCAGCCCGGTGACCTCGTCGTGATCGTGGCCGGTTCGCCGCCCGGGACCGTCGGTTCCACCAACCTCATCCGCGTCCACCGCCTGGGCGAGGAGGACCACGCCTGA
- a CDS encoding GNAT family N-acetyltransferase, whose amino-acid sequence MVRRLAPAEWESLRELRLSALLDAPGAFASSIERERSEPETRWRERIARHACFVAEVRGERVGLAAGKPSYDGIADRRDLISMWVHPAHRGRGVGTGLMRAVVEWAASDGAREVALWVADGNTAAAAAYRRAGFVPTGRRQPLPSNPAVGEEEWVLAIPALDEGRAS is encoded by the coding sequence GTGGTCCGCCGGCTCGCTCCGGCGGAGTGGGAGTCGCTGCGCGAGCTGCGACTCTCCGCGCTGCTCGATGCCCCAGGGGCCTTCGCGTCGAGCATCGAGCGGGAACGGTCCGAGCCGGAGACCCGCTGGCGCGAACGCATCGCCCGCCACGCCTGCTTCGTCGCCGAAGTGCGCGGCGAGCGGGTCGGCCTTGCGGCGGGCAAGCCGTCCTACGACGGAATCGCCGACCGCCGCGACCTGATCTCGATGTGGGTCCACCCGGCACACCGCGGCCGTGGCGTCGGCACGGGGCTCATGCGGGCCGTGGTCGAGTGGGCGGCGAGCGACGGCGCTCGCGAGGTGGCGCTCTGGGTCGCTGACGGGAACACGGCGGCGGCGGCCGCCTACCGGCGCGCGGGGTTCGTCCCGACGGGCAGGCGGCAGCCGCTGCCGAGCAACCCGGCCGTGGGCGAGGAGGAATGGGTTCTCGCGATACCCGCCCTCGACGAGGGACGCGCGAGCTGA
- a CDS encoding nitroreductase family deazaflavin-dependent oxidoreductase: MSDWNEKVIEEFRANSGIVGGYFEGAPMILIHHIGAKSGVERVTPLVHFPEDDGNTVIVASNGGAPTHPAWFHNLRANPKIEVEVGTERYTVLAEELPRAERDEFWKRVVAERPGFADYERNTDRLIPLVRLTRVG; the protein is encoded by the coding sequence ATGAGCGACTGGAACGAGAAGGTCATCGAGGAGTTCCGCGCCAACTCCGGGATCGTGGGCGGCTACTTCGAGGGCGCCCCGATGATCCTGATCCACCACATCGGAGCGAAGTCCGGCGTCGAGCGCGTCACGCCGCTGGTCCACTTCCCCGAGGACGACGGCAACACCGTGATCGTGGCCTCGAACGGCGGCGCGCCCACGCACCCGGCGTGGTTCCACAACCTCAGGGCCAACCCGAAGATCGAGGTCGAGGTCGGCACCGAGCGGTACACGGTGCTCGCGGAGGAGCTGCCCCGCGCCGAGCGCGACGAGTTCTGGAAGCGCGTCGTGGCCGAGCGCCCCGGCTTCGCCGACTACGAGCGCAACACCGACCGCCTCATCCCGCTGGTGCGGCTCACCCGCGTGGGCTGA
- a CDS encoding MarR family winged helix-turn-helix transcriptional regulator, translating into MPDEIESRERTRWAAAEATWALWEVMRGATEAGYVLAERLGLPYNDVRALSVLTESEDPLGPVELGHRLGMRSASATELVDRLEGSGHVRRVRHPRDRRRVILELTETGRQAVLAELGPLLARFDQVADDLGPEGSAAVVTYLRAIAEEQRTYRGTTRGTSPERMRP; encoded by the coding sequence GTGCCCGACGAGATCGAATCCAGGGAGCGCACCCGCTGGGCGGCCGCCGAGGCGACGTGGGCGCTCTGGGAGGTGATGCGCGGCGCCACCGAGGCCGGCTACGTCCTGGCCGAGCGGCTGGGCCTGCCCTACAACGACGTCCGGGCACTGAGCGTTCTCACCGAGTCCGAGGACCCGCTCGGCCCGGTCGAGCTGGGGCACCGGCTGGGGATGCGCTCCGCGTCGGCCACCGAGCTCGTCGACCGGCTCGAGGGCAGCGGACACGTCCGCCGCGTGCGGCACCCGCGCGACCGCAGGCGCGTGATCCTCGAGCTCACGGAAACCGGCCGGCAGGCCGTCCTGGCGGAGCTGGGCCCGCTGCTCGCTCGGTTCGACCAGGTGGCCGACGACCTCGGCCCGGAGGGCAGCGCCGCCGTGGTGACCTACCTGCGCGCGATCGCAGAGGAGCAGCGCACTTACCGCGGCACCACGCGTGGAACGAGCCCTGAGAGGATGCGGCCGTGA
- a CDS encoding GlcG/HbpS family heme-binding protein: MPITLDQAQTIVQTALQHGTDQGFQPLTVAVLDPGGALVALGRQDGSGYLRPDLATAKAWGILGMGMTNRALAARAEAAPDLYTTIVALSGGKLVSVPGGVFIRDADGQLLGAVGVSGDTSLNDEAAALAGIAAAGLVAETGAEA, encoded by the coding sequence ATGCCGATCACCCTCGACCAGGCCCAGACCATCGTGCAGACCGCCTTGCAGCACGGCACCGATCAGGGCTTCCAGCCCCTGACGGTCGCCGTGCTCGACCCGGGTGGCGCGCTCGTCGCGCTCGGCCGCCAGGACGGCTCCGGATACCTGCGGCCCGACCTCGCCACCGCGAAGGCCTGGGGGATCCTGGGCATGGGCATGACCAACCGCGCGCTCGCCGCCCGCGCCGAAGCGGCGCCGGACCTCTACACGACGATCGTCGCCCTCTCCGGCGGCAAGCTCGTCTCCGTGCCCGGTGGTGTGTTCATCCGGGACGCCGACGGCCAGTTGCTGGGCGCCGTCGGCGTCAGCGGGGACACGTCGCTGAACGACGAGGCCGCTGCGCTCGCCGGGATCGCGGCGGCCGGCCTCGTCGCGGAGACGGGCGCAGAGGCCTGA
- a CDS encoding CoA-binding protein: MSWENPSATRRQQILRATRTVAMVGASPNPARASNFVATYLLASTDYDVYFVNPNATEILGRPVYKSLDALPVVPDLVDVFRRREDLPSVLDDVLGLDAARSADGARIDAARSADGARIDTVKTFWLQFGLFDEDVARRAEAGGLEVVMDRCLKVEHARFHGGLHIAGFATGVISSRRRAR, translated from the coding sequence GTGAGCTGGGAGAACCCGTCGGCCACCCGGCGGCAGCAGATCCTGCGCGCCACCCGCACCGTCGCGATGGTGGGCGCGTCGCCGAACCCGGCCCGGGCCAGCAACTTCGTGGCCACCTACCTGCTCGCGAGCACCGACTACGACGTGTACTTCGTCAACCCGAACGCCACCGAGATCCTCGGCAGGCCGGTCTACAAGAGCCTCGACGCCCTTCCGGTCGTGCCCGACCTCGTCGACGTGTTCCGCCGCCGCGAGGACCTGCCCTCCGTGCTCGACGATGTGCTGGGGCTCGACGCCGCGCGGAGCGCAGACGGAGCGCGCATCGACGCCGCGCGGAGCGCAGACGGAGCGCGCATCGACACCGTCAAGACGTTCTGGCTGCAGTTCGGGCTGTTCGACGAGGACGTGGCGCGCCGGGCGGAGGCCGGTGGGCTCGAAGTGGTGATGGACCGCTGCCTCAAGGTGGAGCACGCCCGCTTCCACGGCGGCCTGCACATCGCCGGGTTCGCGACCGGAGTGATCAGTTCGCGGCGGCGGGCCCGCTGA
- a CDS encoding DUF3558 domain-containing protein — protein MVLVLLAGCTTIGGTPAPADPAQPTSAASTRPRDVRIDGIDPCSLLTDEQRAELGLDGRPVLDHGPSSLYPGGDVPVCVTRGFEPRAVSAGITLATTAGIDLYTAGSLEVDIQPTQVHGFPGVVAVPQRFTEWCSVIVDVAPGQLLDVQFADGGRTPPIPQTQLCEDAVVVADHAMSTLLAIR, from the coding sequence ATGGTCCTGGTGCTTCTGGCTGGGTGCACGACGATCGGGGGAACACCCGCACCGGCCGATCCGGCTCAACCGACCTCCGCGGCCTCGACCCGGCCCCGCGATGTACGGATCGATGGGATAGACCCTTGCTCGTTGCTGACCGACGAGCAGCGGGCGGAGCTGGGGTTGGACGGGCGGCCGGTGCTCGACCACGGTCCGAGCAGCCTATACCCAGGTGGCGATGTTCCGGTGTGTGTGACTCGCGGCTTCGAACCCCGCGCGGTTTCCGCCGGGATAACTCTCGCTACGACTGCCGGCATCGATCTCTACACCGCTGGATCCCTCGAGGTTGACATCCAACCAACTCAGGTGCATGGCTTCCCAGGAGTGGTCGCCGTACCTCAGCGCTTCACGGAGTGGTGCTCAGTGATCGTGGATGTTGCACCTGGTCAGCTCCTCGACGTCCAGTTCGCAGACGGAGGACGGACGCCTCCGATTCCCCAGACTCAGCTCTGTGAGGACGCAGTCGTAGTAGCGGATCATGCGATGAGCACGCTGCTAGCCATCAGATGA
- a CDS encoding acyl-CoA thioesterase produces the protein MTRSPAVPETDADGVPRGQAVLDRLVQLLDLEQLEVNLFRGVSPPESPTRVFGGQVAGQALVAAVRTVPDDRAVHSLHAYFVRPGDPRVPIVYETERVRDGRSFTTRRVLAIQHGEAIFALSASFQLAEDGLDHSEPPPSDVPDPDSLLTIGERVVRGDDAGWLARTPRPIDMRFVDEPAWSTAREGGSDAPVRVWMRADGNLPDDPLLHVCLLTYASDMTLLGSVVARHDVPAERLQMASLDHAMWFHRPFRADEWLLYTCYSPSASGSRGLATGRFTTQDGRLVATTVQEGLVRLRRPR, from the coding sequence GTGACGCGTTCGCCCGCCGTTCCCGAGACCGACGCCGACGGCGTGCCGCGCGGCCAGGCCGTGCTCGACAGGCTCGTCCAGCTGCTCGACCTGGAGCAGCTGGAGGTCAACCTGTTCCGCGGGGTCAGCCCGCCGGAAAGCCCCACCCGGGTCTTCGGGGGCCAGGTGGCGGGGCAGGCCCTCGTCGCCGCCGTCCGCACCGTGCCGGACGACCGCGCCGTGCACTCCCTGCACGCCTACTTCGTCCGCCCCGGCGACCCCCGCGTCCCGATCGTCTACGAGACCGAGCGCGTGCGTGACGGCCGGTCCTTCACCACCCGCCGCGTCCTCGCGATCCAGCACGGCGAGGCGATCTTCGCACTGTCCGCCTCGTTCCAACTGGCCGAGGACGGACTGGACCACAGCGAGCCGCCACCGTCCGACGTGCCCGACCCGGACAGCCTCCTCACGATCGGGGAACGCGTCGTCCGCGGTGACGACGCCGGCTGGCTCGCCCGGACACCGCGCCCGATCGACATGCGGTTCGTGGACGAACCCGCCTGGTCGACAGCCCGCGAGGGCGGCTCCGACGCGCCGGTCAGGGTGTGGATGCGCGCCGACGGCAACCTCCCCGACGACCCTCTCCTGCACGTCTGCCTGCTCACGTACGCGAGCGACATGACCCTGCTCGGCTCCGTGGTCGCCCGCCACGACGTCCCCGCCGAGCGTCTCCAGATGGCGAGCCTCGACCACGCCATGTGGTTCCACCGCCCCTTCCGCGCCGACGAGTGGTTGCTCTACACCTGCTACTCCCCCAGCGCCTCCGGCTCCCGCGGGCTCGCGACCGGGCGGTTCACCACGCAGGACGGCCGGCTGGTCGCCACCACGGTCCAGGAAGGCCTGGTGCGGCTCCGCCGCCCGCGCTGA
- a CDS encoding O-acetylhomoserine aminocarboxypropyltransferase/cysteine synthase family protein, producing the protein MESMSEQDRSWGFRTRAVHAGHVPDIATGARAVPIYQSTSFVFEDTTDAASLFALQKYGLIYSRIANPTVAALEERLASLEGGLGAVATASGQAAEFLTFASLAGAGDHIVAAAGLYGGTITQLDVTLRRFGVDTTFVAGEAEEFAAAITDRTKLLFAEVVSNPGGQIADIAALADVAHAAGIPLIIDATLATPYLCRPIEHGADIVIHSATKFLGGHGTTLGGVVIESGRFPWGNGRFPQMTEPVPSYGGLTWWGNFQEFGFLTKLRAEQLRDVGASLSPHSAFLLIQGVETLPQRMEAHVANARAVAEWLHADPRVSYVRWAGLPDHPHHDRAARYLPLGPGAVFSFGVVGGREAGSRFIESVQLCSHLANVGDARTLVIHPGSTTHQQLTDEQLRDAGVPPDLVRISVGLEDPEDILWDLDQALAAAAKEGT; encoded by the coding sequence ATGGAGAGCATGAGCGAGCAGGACCGCAGTTGGGGCTTCCGCACGCGCGCGGTGCACGCCGGGCACGTACCCGACATCGCCACCGGCGCCCGTGCGGTGCCGATCTACCAGTCCACGAGCTTCGTGTTCGAGGACACCACCGACGCCGCGAGCCTGTTCGCGCTGCAGAAGTACGGGCTCATCTACAGCCGGATCGCGAACCCCACCGTCGCGGCGCTGGAGGAGCGGCTGGCGAGCCTGGAGGGCGGGCTCGGCGCCGTCGCGACGGCGAGCGGGCAGGCCGCCGAGTTCCTGACCTTCGCCTCCCTGGCCGGCGCCGGGGACCACATCGTCGCAGCGGCAGGCCTGTACGGCGGCACGATCACCCAGCTCGACGTGACGCTGCGCCGGTTCGGGGTCGACACCACGTTCGTCGCGGGCGAGGCCGAGGAGTTCGCCGCGGCGATCACCGACCGCACCAAGTTGCTGTTCGCCGAGGTCGTGTCCAATCCGGGCGGCCAGATCGCCGACATCGCCGCGCTCGCCGACGTCGCCCACGCCGCCGGCATCCCACTGATCATCGACGCCACGCTCGCCACCCCGTACCTGTGCCGGCCGATCGAGCACGGCGCCGACATCGTGATCCACTCAGCCACCAAGTTCCTCGGCGGGCACGGCACCACGCTGGGCGGGGTCGTGATCGAGTCGGGCAGGTTCCCCTGGGGCAACGGCAGGTTCCCGCAGATGACGGAGCCGGTCCCGTCCTACGGCGGGCTCACCTGGTGGGGGAACTTCCAGGAGTTCGGGTTCCTCACCAAGCTGCGGGCCGAGCAGTTGCGCGACGTCGGCGCCTCGCTGTCGCCACACAGCGCGTTCCTGCTGATCCAGGGCGTGGAGACGCTGCCGCAGCGGATGGAGGCGCACGTGGCGAACGCGCGCGCGGTCGCCGAGTGGCTGCACGCCGACCCGCGGGTCTCGTACGTCCGCTGGGCCGGCTTGCCCGACCACCCCCACCACGACCGCGCGGCGCGCTACCTGCCGCTCGGGCCGGGTGCGGTGTTCTCGTTCGGGGTCGTCGGCGGGCGGGAGGCCGGGTCGCGGTTCATCGAGTCCGTGCAGCTGTGCAGCCACCTCGCCAACGTCGGCGACGCGCGCACGCTGGTGATCCACCCGGGATCCACCACCCACCAGCAGCTCACCGACGAGCAGCTCCGGGATGCGGGCGTCCCGCCGGATCTGGTACGGATCAGCGTGGGCCTGGAAGACCCCGAGGACATCCTGTGGGACCTCGACCAGGCGCTGGCCGCCGCGGCGAAGGAGGGCACGTGA